From a region of the Thermus caldilimi genome:
- the rplV gene encoding 50S ribosomal protein L22, translating to MEAKAIARYVRISPRKVRLVVDLIRGKSLEEARAILRYTPKRGAYYVAKVLESAAANAVNNHDMLEDRLFVKAAFVDEGPALKRVLPRARGRADIIKKRTSHITVILGEKHGK from the coding sequence ATGGAAGCGAAAGCCATTGCCCGTTACGTGCGCATCTCCCCCAGGAAGGTCCGCCTTGTGGTGGACCTGATCCGGGGGAAGAGCCTCGAGGAGGCCCGCGCCATCCTGCGCTACACCCCTAAGCGGGGGGCCTATTACGTGGCCAAGGTACTGGAGTCCGCTGCCGCCAATGCGGTCAACAACCACGACATGCTGGAGGACCGGCTTTTCGTGAAGGCGGCCTTTGTGGACGAGGGGCCCGCTTTGAAAAGGGTGCTTCCCCGGGCCCGGGGCCGGGCGGACATCATCAAGAAGAGGACCAGCCACATCACGGTGATCTTGGGAGAGAAGCATGGGAAATAA
- the rpsS gene encoding 30S ribosomal protein S19: MPRSLKKGVFVDDHLLEKVLELNAKGEKRLIKTWSRRSTIVPEMVGHTIAVYNGKQHVPVYITENMVGHKLGEFAPTRTYRGHGKEAKATKKK, translated from the coding sequence ATGCCGCGTAGCTTGAAGAAGGGCGTATTCGTAGACGACCACCTCCTGGAGAAGGTGCTGGAGCTGAACGCCAAGGGGGAAAAGCGGCTCATCAAGACCTGGAGCCGCCGCTCCACCATCGTTCCCGAGATGGTGGGCCATACCATTGCGGTTTACAACGGCAAGCAGCATGTGCCCGTCTACATCACCGAGAACATGGTGGGGCACAAGCTGGGAGAGTTTGCCCCCACCCGCACCTACCGGGGGCACGGGAAAGAGGCTAAGGCCACCAAGAAGAAGTAG
- the rplB gene encoding 50S ribosomal protein L2, which produces MAVKKFKPYTPSRRFMTVADFSEITKTEPEKSLVKPLKKTGGRNNQGRITVRFRGGGHKRLYRIIDFKRWDKAGIPAKVAAIEYDPNRSARIALLHYADGEKRYIIAPEGLQVGQQVVAGPDAPIQVGNALPLRFIPVGTVVHAVELEPKKGAKLARSAGTSTQIQGREGDYVILRLPSGELRKVHGECYATIGAVGNADHKNIVLGKAGRTRWLGRKPHVRGAAMNPVDHPHGGGEGRAPRGRPPASPWGWQTKGLKTRKRRKPSSRFIVARRKK; this is translated from the coding sequence ATGGCAGTTAAGAAGTTCAAACCCTACACCCCAAGCCGCCGTTTCATGACGGTGGCGGACTTCTCCGAGATCACCAAGACCGAGCCGGAGAAGTCCTTGGTCAAGCCCCTGAAGAAGACGGGGGGCCGCAACAACCAGGGCCGCATCACCGTCCGCTTCCGGGGGGGCGGCCACAAGCGGCTTTACCGCATCATCGACTTCAAGCGCTGGGACAAGGCGGGCATCCCCGCCAAGGTGGCGGCCATCGAGTACGATCCCAACCGCTCCGCCCGCATCGCCCTTCTGCATTACGCCGACGGGGAGAAGCGCTACATCATCGCCCCCGAGGGCTTGCAGGTGGGCCAGCAGGTGGTGGCCGGGCCGGATGCTCCCATCCAGGTGGGCAACGCCCTTCCCCTGCGCTTCATCCCCGTGGGCACCGTGGTCCATGCGGTGGAGCTGGAGCCCAAGAAGGGGGCCAAGCTGGCCCGCTCCGCCGGCACCAGCACCCAGATCCAGGGCCGGGAAGGGGATTACGTGATCCTGCGCCTGCCCTCGGGGGAGCTTAGGAAGGTGCACGGGGAGTGCTACGCCACCATCGGGGCCGTGGGCAACGCTGACCACAAGAACATCGTCCTGGGCAAGGCGGGGCGCACCCGCTGGCTGGGCCGCAAGCCCCACGTGCGCGGCGCCGCCATGAACCCGGTGGACCACCCCCACGGCGGCGGTGAGGGCCGGGCGCCCCGGGGCCGTCCCCCGGCCTCTCCTTGGGGCTGGCAGACCAAGGGGCTCAAGACCAGGAAGCGGCGGAAGCCCTCCAGCCGCTTCATCGTCGCCCGCCGCAAGAAGTGA
- a CDS encoding 50S ribosomal protein L23 codes for MKTAFDVILAPVLSEKAYAGFAEGKYTFWVHPKATKTEIKNAVEAAFKVKVVGVNTMTVRGKKKRLGRYLGKRPDRKKAIVQVAAGQKIEALEGLI; via the coding sequence ATGAAGACCGCCTTTGACGTGATCCTGGCCCCGGTGCTCTCCGAGAAGGCCTACGCCGGTTTTGCCGAGGGCAAGTACACCTTCTGGGTCCACCCCAAGGCCACCAAGACGGAGATCAAAAACGCTGTGGAAGCGGCCTTTAAGGTCAAGGTGGTGGGGGTGAACACCATGACGGTGCGGGGCAAGAAGAAGCGCCTGGGCCGCTACCTGGGCAAGCGCCCCGACCGCAAGAAGGCCATCGTGCAGGTGGCCGCCGGGCAGAAGATTGAGGCCCTGGAGGGCCTCATTTAG
- the rplD gene encoding 50S ribosomal protein L4, translating into MVYQIPVLSSSGKRELAADLPQEVNPHLLWEVVRWQLAKRRRGTASTKTRGEVAYSSRKIYPQKHTGRARHGDIGAPIFVGGGTVFGPKPRDYSYTLPKKVRQAGLAMAVADRAKEGKLLLVEDFAGVNGKTKEFLAWAKGVGLDGSESVLLVTASELVRRAARNLPWVVTLAPEGLNVYDILRTERLVMDLAAWEAFQARMGGEA; encoded by the coding sequence ATGGTGTACCAGATTCCTGTTCTCTCCTCTTCCGGCAAGCGGGAGCTTGCCGCCGATCTCCCCCAGGAGGTTAACCCCCATCTCCTATGGGAGGTGGTGCGCTGGCAGCTGGCGAAAAGGCGCCGGGGGACGGCCAGCACCAAGACCCGGGGCGAGGTGGCTTACTCCAGCCGCAAGATCTATCCCCAGAAGCACACCGGGCGGGCCCGCCACGGGGATATCGGCGCCCCCATCTTTGTGGGTGGGGGTACGGTCTTTGGCCCCAAGCCCCGGGACTACAGCTACACCCTGCCCAAGAAGGTGCGGCAGGCGGGGTTGGCCATGGCCGTGGCCGATCGGGCTAAGGAGGGCAAGCTCCTCCTGGTGGAGGACTTCGCCGGGGTAAACGGCAAGACCAAGGAGTTCCTGGCCTGGGCTAAGGGTGTGGGGCTAGACGGCTCGGAAAGCGTGCTCCTGGTAACGGCCAGCGAGCTGGTGCGCCGGGCGGCCCGGAACCTCCCCTGGGTGGTGACCCTGGCGCCGGAGGGGTTAAACGTCTACGACATCCTGCGCACCGAGCGCCTGGTCATGGACCTGGCGGCTTGGGAGGCCTTCCAGGCCCGCATGGGAGGTGAGGCATGA
- the rplC gene encoding 50S ribosomal protein L3, whose translation MKGILGMKVGMTRIYREDRAIPVTVILAGPCPVVQRRTPEKDGYTAVQLGFLPQNPKRVNRPMKGHFARAGVGPVRILKEIRDFSPEGDVVTVEIFKAGERVDVTGTSKGRGTAGVMKRWNFAGGPDSHGAHKIHRHPGSIGNRKTPGRVYKGKKMAGHYGAERVTVMNLEVVDVIPEENLLLVKGAVPGPNGGLVQVRQTKKVAK comes from the coding sequence ATGAAGGGCATCCTGGGCATGAAGGTGGGCATGACCCGGATTTACCGGGAGGACCGGGCCATTCCCGTCACGGTGATCCTGGCTGGGCCCTGCCCTGTGGTCCAGCGGCGGACCCCAGAGAAGGACGGGTACACCGCGGTCCAGCTGGGCTTCCTGCCCCAGAACCCCAAGCGGGTCAACCGGCCCATGAAGGGGCATTTCGCCCGGGCTGGGGTGGGTCCGGTGCGCATCCTGAAGGAGATCCGCGACTTCAGCCCTGAGGGCGACGTGGTGACCGTGGAGATCTTTAAGGCCGGCGAGCGGGTGGACGTGACCGGCACCTCCAAGGGCCGAGGCACGGCGGGGGTAATGAAGCGCTGGAACTTCGCCGGCGGCCCCGATTCCCACGGCGCCCACAAGATCCACCGCCACCCCGGGTCCATCGGGAACCGCAAGACCCCGGGCCGGGTCTACAAGGGTAAGAAGATGGCCGGCCACTACGGGGCTGAGCGGGTCACGGTGATGAACCTCGAGGTGGTGGACGTCATCCCCGAGGAAAACCTCCTCTTGGTCAAGGGTGCGGTGCCCGGTCCCAATGGGGGCCTGGTCCAGGTGCGCCAGACCAAGAAGGTGGCCAAGTAA
- the rpsJ gene encoding 30S ribosomal protein S10 gives MPKIRIKLRGFDHKTLDASAQKIVEAARRSGAQVSGPVPLPTRVRRFTVIRGPFKHKDSREHFELRTHNRLVDILNPNRKTIESLMSLDLPTGVEIEIKTVGGGK, from the coding sequence ATGCCCAAGATCCGCATCAAGCTACGGGGCTTTGACCACAAGACCCTGGACGCCTCGGCCCAGAAGATCGTGGAGGCCGCCCGGCGCTCCGGGGCCCAGGTGTCGGGCCCCGTGCCCCTGCCCACCCGGGTGCGGCGCTTCACCGTGATCCGGGGTCCTTTCAAGCACAAGGACTCCCGGGAGCACTTTGAGCTCCGCACCCATAACCGCCTGGTGGACATCCTGAACCCCAACCGCAAGACCATCGAGAGCCTCATGTCCTTAGACCTGCCCACCGGGGTGGAGATTGAGATCAAGACCGTGGGGGGTGGCAAATGA